In a genomic window of Cytobacillus sp. FSL H8-0458:
- the queC gene encoding 7-cyano-7-deazaguanine synthase QueC, which produces MKNDKALVVFSGGQDSTTCLFWAKERFAEVEAVTFNYNQRHKLEIECAQQIAKDLGIRHHILDMSLLNQLAPNALTRDDIEVKDGEEGGLPSTFVPGRNLLFLSFAGVLASQINARHIITGVCETDFSGYPDCRDIFIKSLNVTLSLSMDGQFVIHTPLMWLNKAETWKLADDLDALEYVCNNTLTCYNGIPADGCGECPACHLRQKGLEEYLNEKGEL; this is translated from the coding sequence ATGAAAAATGATAAAGCGCTCGTTGTATTCAGCGGCGGCCAGGATAGTACTACCTGCTTATTCTGGGCAAAGGAACGTTTTGCCGAGGTGGAAGCAGTCACTTTTAATTATAATCAGCGGCATAAGCTTGAAATTGAATGTGCCCAGCAAATAGCAAAAGATCTGGGAATCAGGCATCATATCCTTGATATGTCCCTTTTGAATCAGCTTGCGCCAAACGCACTGACACGTGATGATATAGAAGTAAAGGATGGAGAGGAAGGAGGGCTTCCATCCACATTTGTGCCCGGGAGAAACCTTTTATTTCTGTCCTTTGCCGGAGTGCTGGCGAGTCAAATCAATGCAAGGCATATTATTACAGGGGTTTGTGAGACAGATTTCAGCGGCTACCCTGATTGCCGGGATATTTTTATAAAATCACTGAATGTCACACTGAGTCTGTCGATGGATGGGCAGTTTGTAATCCATACACCTTTAATGTGGCTCAATAAAGCTGAGACATGGAAGCTGGCAGATGACTTGGATGCCCTTGAGTATGTGTGTAATAATACGCTGACATGCTACAACGGCATTCCGGCAGATGGCTGTGGTGAGTGTCCTGCATGCCATTTAAGACAAAAGGGCCTTGAAGAATACCTCAATGAAAAGGGGGAGCTTTAA